TCTCGGAACACGGCACCATTGTGCAGAACATCGCGTGGGCACgcatcaagatcgagcaagcgcgTCTGCTCGTGCTTTCGGCGGCCAACATGATCGACAAGACCAACGCCAAAGGTGCCATGCGCGAGATTGCTATGAGCAAGGTCGCCGTAGTCAACGACGCACTCAGCGTGCTCGACATGTCAATGCAGGCGCACGGCGCTGAGGGTGTTTCGCAGGATACCATTTTGGCATACGCCTACGCGCAACTGCGGACGCTGCGCTACGCTGATGGTCCCGACGAGGTtcatctgcagcagctcggcaagctcgaattGCGAAGAGCACCCCAAGTGTGGGAGAGGCTCAACAAGACCAATGCAATCTCGGACGCCTTGCTTGCCAAGGCTGGTATCAAGTCTCACCTGTGAGCTGTGTCGCTAGCAGCGTCACTGTGTTTCTAGAACCGTCTCTGCTCACGGAATCAAGTCAAAACATCTGCAACTGCTGCCGTGTCGTGTGGTGAATTGATATGTGGCGTTTTCTTCATCCTGAGAAGCAGCGCATTTAGTCTATCTGAAACAAAGCATCTGATGTAGCAAGAGTGCATGCGAGTAGTATCCTATGAGGATATTGTACAAGGAGCGCACAGAGGGCGGTGAGGCGTACGTGATTCATTTTATACATCTGTCAAtttgtggttcgtgattgtgactTATCTGGCACGGCTTTTGGCTCAGCGCGAACAAAGCGGCAAGGTAAAGGTGGAGGAAGCGCAACTAAGAGGCGCGCTCGTGCACGTTGTGCCGCTTggcctcgtgcctgttgCATGCTGATCAAGCACAAAGTTTCGATTAAGTTGTTATTAATATTTTGAACCGGCCATGCAGCCACTCGCTTAGCTGTAGTCACAAGTAAAAAACGTAGCtgacaagatcaacaccacgaatcgcttcgagtcattcgtgattgccgcCAATCATCGTTGCCGTCAGTTGCTCAAGATAACATAGCTGTGCAGTGTCATCAGTTCCTCAAGATAAAATAGCTGTGCAGTGTCAATATGACCTTCTTCTCATGACCAGAACTTGCGGCTATAAATAAACCACAGACGAGCACACATGTGTTCCAGTCGATTTCCTCCTGTCAAGATTAGACATTCAACTACGAACACCTTCCCGCCCTCAGCCCTGAGAGATGGCACTGAGCTCGCCCAGTCTCTATCAAGACGCTCCCGGTCTGGAGCTACAAAGTGACGTTCTGGCTTCCGTTGAGCATGCCCATCCTCAAGCAGCATCTCAGCCACATGACACACAAGCGCACGCCTGGACCAGCACATCTGGCGCTCGCCAGCTCCACGGCTCTCAACATACCAGTTCCAGACCCAGAGGAGTACAAGCAGATATCGAAGCTCCGACAGGCATCCTAGATAGTGGGGGAGGGACGAGTGAATCCATCTCATCTAGCGCCGACCAACCTGTCCTCCAACCAACCGAGTCGTACGGAGAGCGCTTGACACGAGTCTTGACAGGCGATGCTGACAATGCCAGTGACGCATACTtcgatgacgagcatgGCAAAGGCGGCGAAAGCAGTGGGCCGTCGCGAACAAGAAAGTTGCTACCATCGATCGTTtgccgaagacgacgaaTTAGCGTCAGAACCCGACAAAGCAACACACCAAAGCGGACCAGCATCCGACAGAGAGCAGAAGAGCTAGCGACCATGGCAGATTCCGAAAAGGAGGCAAGAGTCAATCCGGCAAACAGCAGCACTGCGAAGCATGTGAGCAGCGAGCCGCAACGCATCCAGATGGTGGGAGAAGACGGCAAGCCCATGCGACGGCATGGCATCAGAGAGCGTGTGCTGCATTTCACGCCGTCGTGGTTTTCGGTGACAATGGGAACGGGTGTCATCGCCACATTGCTCAATTTGCTTCCTTGGCCATCCATCCATTCCGGCCTACGATATCCTGCactctgcttcttgctcgccgacattgtcatCTTTGTGCTGTTCGTGTGCGCGTTTTTCGCCCGGTACCTCATGTACCCAGAAGTGGTGCCACTGACCATCAAGCATCCTCAAAAGTCAATGTTTCTAGGCACGCTACCCATG
This region of Mycosarcoma maydis chromosome 23, whole genome shotgun sequence genomic DNA includes:
- a CDS encoding uncharacterized protein (related to SSU1 - plasma membrane sulfite pump); its protein translation is MALSSPSLYQDAPGLELQSDVLASVEHAHPQAASQPHDTQAHAWTSTSGARQLHGSQHTSSRPRGVQADIEAPTGILDSGGGTSESISSSADQPVLQPTESYGERLTRVLTGDADNASDAYFDDEHGKGGESSGPSRTRKLLPSIVCRRRRISVRTRQSNTPKRTSIRQRAEELATMADSEKEARVNPANSSTAKHVSSEPQRIQMVGEDGKPMRRHGIRERVLHFTPSWFSVTMGTGVIATLLNLLPWPSIHSGLRYPALCFLLADIVIFVLFVCAFFARYLMYPEVVPLTIKHPQKSMFLGTLPMGLITIISGIAQLGTTEFKLGIGFALAASGLWWAATAISLATAIGVPFSMMTYQKHYFEGITAALLLPIVPPITAAATGSVLAEILMHRYPTYAFTIMVVSYLVLGIGLPLALLILVLYFQRLLLFKSPPRDVIISVFLPLGPCGQGGEACLHLGRVALHLLPTISTPASSSGVPQLFSVGQALYGAGLISAMLLFGLGIWWLCIGVFTIIRELKRGKLGFNMGWWGLTFPFASLAICTARLAIELNSLTLKIVYTGFVIANISLWLYVAIPTAKGAWTGRLFNAPCLADLPLKP